A single window of Streptomyces sp. NBC_00464 DNA harbors:
- a CDS encoding primosomal protein N', with amino-acid sequence MSSDDRRSDEPGAGEPEQLALIRETVRRAKVPRAKPRTWRGAALAKELPVARVLVNKGVLHLDQYFDYAVPEELDAEAQPGVRVRVRFGAGGRNVRGGRREGGGLIDGFLVERLAESDYNGALAALASVVSPEPVLGPGLLSLARSVADRYAGSLADVLQLAVPPRNARAEGKPSPEPLPPPSPPSPGTWQRYAQGPAFLSALADGGAPRAVWTALPGPHWPQEIAVAVAATLASGRGALVVVPDGRTAGRVDAALTGLLGEGRHATLTAGSGPEKRYREWLAVSRGSVRAVVGTRAAMFAPVADLGLVAVWDDGDSSHSDDNAPFPHVREVLELRAVHGRCAFLLGGTSCTVEAAQLVESGWALPLRADREQLRIAAPLVRTVGDGELARDGAARAARLPSLAWQTVRDGLRTGPVLVQVPRRGYAPRLACERCREPARCRHCAGPLEAPDQQDLNCAWCGKAETSWTCVACGSRRLRAQIVGARRTAEELGRAFPAVPVRTSGRDHILDSVPDQPALVVSTPGAEPVAEGGYAAALLLDGWAMVGRPDLRAGEEALRRWTAAAALVRGQPEGGTVVIVAEPTLRPVQALVRWDPVGHARRELAERAELGFPPVSRMASVTGTPEALAGFLAAAELPADAQVLGPVPVPVGEPGRPRRPSDAPVGEAWERALIRVPPGSGAALAAALKGAQAARMSRGGGGGGAGGAVRIRVDPPDIG; translated from the coding sequence GTGAGCAGCGACGACAGGCGGTCCGACGAGCCCGGTGCCGGGGAGCCGGAGCAGCTTGCGCTGATCCGGGAGACCGTGCGCCGGGCCAAGGTGCCGCGTGCCAAACCGCGTACCTGGCGCGGGGCCGCGCTCGCCAAGGAGCTCCCCGTCGCCCGCGTGCTGGTCAACAAGGGCGTGCTCCACCTCGACCAGTACTTCGACTACGCCGTGCCCGAGGAACTCGACGCAGAGGCACAGCCCGGTGTGCGGGTGCGGGTGCGATTCGGGGCCGGGGGACGCAACGTCCGGGGCGGACGGCGCGAGGGCGGCGGGCTCATCGACGGATTCCTGGTCGAGCGGCTGGCCGAGTCCGACTACAACGGGGCGCTGGCCGCGCTCGCCTCCGTCGTCTCACCCGAACCCGTCCTCGGCCCGGGGCTGCTCTCACTCGCCCGGTCCGTCGCCGACCGGTATGCGGGCAGCCTCGCCGACGTCCTTCAGCTCGCGGTGCCGCCGCGGAACGCCCGTGCCGAGGGCAAGCCGTCGCCCGAGCCGCTGCCCCCGCCCTCGCCGCCGTCGCCCGGCACCTGGCAGCGGTACGCGCAGGGCCCCGCCTTCCTGTCCGCGCTGGCCGACGGGGGAGCGCCCCGCGCGGTGTGGACCGCGCTGCCGGGTCCGCACTGGCCGCAGGAGATCGCCGTCGCCGTCGCCGCGACCCTCGCGTCGGGACGCGGCGCGCTGGTCGTCGTCCCCGACGGGCGGACCGCGGGGCGCGTCGACGCCGCCCTGACCGGACTGCTCGGCGAGGGCCGCCACGCGACGCTGACGGCCGGTTCGGGGCCCGAGAAGCGCTACCGGGAGTGGCTCGCCGTGAGCCGCGGATCCGTGCGGGCGGTCGTCGGGACCCGGGCCGCGATGTTCGCCCCCGTCGCCGACCTCGGCCTGGTCGCGGTCTGGGACGACGGGGACTCCAGCCACAGCGATGACAACGCCCCCTTCCCGCACGTCCGTGAGGTCCTGGAGCTGCGGGCCGTGCACGGCCGGTGCGCCTTCCTGCTCGGCGGGACGAGCTGCACCGTGGAGGCCGCGCAGCTGGTCGAGAGCGGCTGGGCGCTGCCGCTGCGCGCGGACCGGGAGCAGCTGCGGATCGCTGCACCCCTGGTCCGCACCGTCGGTGACGGCGAGCTCGCGCGGGACGGCGCCGCCCGCGCGGCCCGGCTGCCGAGCCTGGCCTGGCAGACCGTGCGCGACGGGCTGCGCACCGGTCCGGTGCTGGTGCAGGTGCCGCGCCGTGGCTACGCCCCCCGGCTGGCCTGCGAGCGCTGCCGCGAGCCCGCGCGGTGCCGGCACTGCGCCGGGCCTCTGGAGGCGCCCGACCAGCAGGATCTGAACTGTGCCTGGTGCGGGAAGGCCGAGACGTCCTGGACGTGCGTCGCCTGTGGCTCCCGCCGGCTGCGCGCACAGATCGTCGGCGCCCGCCGGACCGCGGAAGAGCTCGGCCGCGCCTTTCCCGCCGTGCCGGTACGCACCTCCGGCCGCGACCACATCCTGGACTCGGTGCCCGACCAGCCCGCGCTGGTGGTCAGCACCCCGGGCGCCGAGCCGGTCGCCGAGGGCGGGTACGCGGCGGCATTGCTGCTGGACGGCTGGGCGATGGTCGGCCGCCCCGACCTGCGGGCCGGTGAGGAGGCGCTGCGCCGCTGGACGGCCGCTGCCGCGCTGGTGCGGGGGCAGCCGGAGGGCGGCACGGTGGTGATCGTCGCCGAGCCGACGCTGCGGCCCGTGCAGGCCCTGGTGCGCTGGGACCCGGTCGGCCACGCCCGGCGTGAACTCGCGGAACGGGCCGAGCTGGGCTTTCCGCCGGTGTCCCGGATGGCGTCGGTGACGGGGACGCCGGAGGCCCTCGCCGGGTTCCTGGCCGCCGCGGAACTGCCGGCGGACGCCCAGGTGCTCGGTCCGGTGCCGGTCCCGGTCGGTGAGCCCGGACGGCCCCGCAGACCCTCTGACGCACCCGTGGGCGAGGCCTGGGAGCGGGCCCTGATCAGGGTGCCACCGGGCAGCGGGGCGGCGCTGGCGGCCGCGCTGAAGGGGGCCCAGGCGGCACGCATGTCCCGTGGCGGCGGGGGCGGCGGCGCCGGCGGTGCGGTGCGGATCCGGGTGGACCCGCCGGACATCGGGTGA
- the fmt gene encoding methionyl-tRNA formyltransferase, translating to MKLVFAGTPEVAVPALDALIASGRHEVAAVVTRPDAPAGRGRRLVASPVAERAQEAGIEVLKPVRPRDEDFLARLREIAPDCCPVVAYGALLPKTALDIPARGWVNLHFSLLPAWRGAAPVQHAVMAGDEVTGASTFLIEEGLDSGPVYGVLTEEVRPTDTSGDLLTRLAFAGAGLLAATMDGIEDGTLHAVPQPAEGITLAPKITVEDAQVQWGAPALRVDRVVRGCTPAPGAWTLFRGERLKLIQAVPVVDRADLAPGELSAAKNNVYVGTGSHAIELLWVQPQGKKPMRAADWARGVRIVPGELVGI from the coding sequence ATGAAGCTCGTCTTCGCAGGCACCCCCGAGGTAGCCGTACCCGCACTGGACGCCCTGATCGCATCCGGTCGCCATGAGGTGGCCGCCGTCGTGACCAGGCCCGACGCGCCCGCGGGGCGCGGTCGCCGGCTGGTGGCCAGTCCCGTCGCCGAGCGGGCGCAGGAGGCCGGTATCGAGGTGCTCAAGCCGGTCAGGCCACGGGACGAGGACTTCCTGGCGCGGCTGCGGGAGATCGCGCCGGACTGCTGCCCCGTCGTCGCCTACGGGGCACTGCTGCCCAAGACCGCACTCGACATCCCGGCCCGCGGCTGGGTCAACCTCCACTTCTCGCTGCTGCCGGCCTGGCGCGGTGCCGCGCCCGTCCAGCACGCCGTGATGGCGGGCGACGAGGTGACGGGAGCCTCCACCTTCCTCATCGAGGAGGGGCTCGACTCCGGACCGGTCTACGGCGTCCTCACCGAAGAGGTGCGGCCCACCGACACCAGCGGTGACCTGCTGACCCGGCTGGCCTTCGCCGGCGCCGGGCTGCTCGCCGCGACGATGGACGGCATCGAGGACGGCACCCTGCACGCTGTGCCGCAGCCCGCCGAGGGGATCACCCTGGCACCGAAGATCACCGTCGAGGACGCCCAGGTCCAGTGGGGGGCGCCCGCCCTGCGCGTCGACCGGGTGGTCCGCGGCTGTACCCCGGCCCCCGGCGCCTGGACCCTCTTCCGCGGGGAGCGCCTCAAGCTGATCCAGGCCGTGCCCGTCGTGGACCGGGCCGATCTGGCGCCCGGCGAGCTGTCCGCGGCCAAGAACAACGTGTACGTGGGCACCGGATCGCACGCGATCGAGCTGCTCTGGGTCCAGCCCCAGGGCAAGAAGCCGATGCGCGCCGCGGACTGGGCGCGCGGGGTGCGTATCGTCCCGGGCGAGCTCGTCGGCATCTGA
- a CDS encoding RsmB/NOP family class I SAM-dependent RNA methyltransferase has translation MNDQPRRRPAKPHRRPQKDPVRFLAFEALRAVDERDAYANLALPPLLKKARAKGDFDNRDAALATELVYGTLRRQGTYDAIVAACIDRPLVEVDPPVLDVLNMGVHQLLGTRIPTHAAVSASVELARVVLGEGRAKFVNAVLRKVSADDFDGWVAKVAPSYEDDAEDHLAVVHSHPRWIVSALWDALGGGRAGIEDLLEADNERPEVTLVARPGRSTTDELLDALGEENGLPGRWSPYAVRMAEGGEPGALTAVQEGRAGVQDEGSQLVAAALANAPLEGRDTRWLDGCAGPGGKAALLAALAAGRGAALLAAEKQPHRARLVERSLAGNPGPYQVITADGTRPPWLPDTFDRILMDVPCSGLGALRRRPESRWRRRKEDLESFAPLQRGLLREALKAVRIGGVVGYATCSPHLAETRVVVEDVLKGRGGAPVEAEWVDARPLMPGVPALGDGPDVQLWPHLHGTDAMYLALLRRTA, from the coding sequence GTGAACGACCAGCCGCGTCGCCGTCCCGCCAAGCCGCACCGCCGCCCGCAGAAGGATCCGGTCCGGTTCCTTGCCTTCGAGGCCCTCAGGGCCGTCGACGAGCGCGACGCGTACGCCAACCTCGCGCTTCCACCGCTGCTGAAGAAGGCCCGGGCCAAGGGCGACTTCGACAACCGGGACGCGGCGCTGGCGACCGAGCTGGTCTACGGGACGCTGCGCCGCCAGGGCACGTACGACGCGATCGTCGCCGCCTGCATCGACCGGCCGCTGGTCGAGGTCGACCCGCCGGTGCTGGACGTACTGAACATGGGCGTGCACCAGCTGCTCGGTACCCGCATCCCCACCCACGCGGCGGTCTCCGCGAGCGTGGAGCTGGCCCGGGTGGTGCTCGGTGAGGGGCGCGCCAAGTTCGTGAACGCCGTGCTCCGCAAGGTGTCCGCGGACGACTTCGACGGCTGGGTGGCGAAGGTCGCCCCCTCGTACGAGGACGACGCCGAGGACCACCTGGCGGTCGTGCACTCGCATCCGCGGTGGATCGTCTCGGCCCTCTGGGATGCCCTCGGCGGCGGGCGCGCGGGCATCGAGGACCTCCTCGAAGCCGACAACGAGCGGCCCGAGGTGACCCTGGTCGCCCGCCCCGGCCGCTCGACCACCGATGAACTGCTCGACGCCCTCGGCGAGGAGAACGGCCTGCCGGGCCGCTGGTCCCCCTACGCCGTACGCATGGCGGAGGGCGGCGAGCCCGGTGCTCTGACCGCCGTGCAGGAAGGCCGGGCCGGTGTCCAGGACGAGGGCAGCCAGCTCGTCGCCGCCGCCCTCGCCAACGCCCCGCTGGAGGGCCGGGACACCCGCTGGCTCGACGGCTGCGCCGGCCCCGGTGGCAAGGCCGCGCTGCTGGCCGCCCTGGCCGCCGGCCGAGGCGCCGCCCTGCTCGCCGCCGAGAAGCAGCCGCACCGGGCCCGCCTCGTCGAGCGCTCACTGGCCGGCAACCCCGGCCCGTACCAGGTGATCACCGCCGACGGCACCCGACCGCCGTGGCTGCCCGACACCTTCGACCGGATCCTGATGGACGTCCCGTGCTCGGGCCTCGGTGCGCTGCGCCGTCGCCCGGAGTCGCGCTGGCGCCGCCGCAAGGAGGACCTGGAGAGCTTCGCGCCCCTCCAGCGCGGACTGCTGCGCGAGGCGCTGAAGGCCGTACGGATCGGGGGTGTCGTCGGATACGCGACGTGCTCGCCGCATCTGGCGGAGACCCGGGTGGTCGTCGAGGACGTGCTCAAGGGCCGCGGCGGCGCACCGGTCGAGGCCGAGTGGGTGGACGCCCGCCCGCTGATGCCCGGAGTGCCCGCACTGGGCGACGGTCCGGACGTCCAGCTCTGGCCGCATCTGCACGGCACGGACGCGATGTACCTGGCCCTGCTGCGGCGGACCGCCTGA
- the rpe gene encoding ribulose-phosphate 3-epimerase, with amino-acid sequence MAQINPSILSADFARLAEEAQAVEGADWLHVDVMDNHFVPNLTLGVPIVESLSRATSTPLDCHLMIEDADRWAPQYVEAGAGSVTFHAEAAAAPVRLAREIRAKGARASMALKPATPIEPYEDLLPELDMLLIMTVEPGFGGQSFLDIMLPKIRRTRELISKHGLELWLQVDGGVSESTIERCAEAGADVFVAGSAVYGAKDPAEAVRALRAKADGAIASAGWACGH; translated from the coding sequence ATGGCCCAGATCAACCCCAGTATTCTCTCCGCCGACTTCGCACGTCTCGCCGAGGAGGCGCAGGCCGTCGAAGGCGCCGACTGGCTCCATGTCGATGTCATGGACAACCACTTCGTGCCCAATCTGACGCTCGGCGTCCCGATCGTGGAATCACTCAGCAGGGCCACCAGCACGCCGCTGGACTGCCATCTGATGATCGAGGACGCCGACCGCTGGGCCCCGCAGTACGTCGAGGCGGGGGCGGGCTCCGTCACCTTCCACGCGGAGGCCGCGGCGGCCCCCGTCCGGCTCGCGCGGGAGATCCGGGCCAAGGGAGCACGCGCCTCCATGGCCCTCAAGCCGGCGACGCCCATCGAGCCGTACGAGGACCTGCTCCCCGAGCTCGACATGCTGCTGATCATGACGGTGGAGCCGGGCTTCGGGGGCCAGTCCTTCCTGGACATCATGCTGCCGAAGATCCGCCGCACCCGTGAGCTGATCTCCAAGCACGGACTGGAACTGTGGCTCCAGGTCGACGGCGGCGTCTCCGAGTCCACGATCGAGCGATGCGCGGAGGCGGGGGCGGACGTTTTCGTCGCGGGCTCCGCTGTGTACGGCGCCAAGGACCCGGCCGAAGCCGTCCGGGCCCTGCGCGCCAAGGCCGACGGGGCCATCGCCTCGGCGGGGTGGGCGTGCGGCCACTGA
- a CDS encoding sugar-binding transcriptional regulator, protein MSAGRSALRMGPAELVQAAAMARRFYLEGKSKIQIAEEFGVSRFKVARVLETALERDLVRIEIRVPAELDAERSDALRARYGLRHAVVVESPAEEQDDAADPENLGEVAADLLGELVNEGDVLGLAWGRSTIHMAAALDRLPPCTVVQLTGVYDAGTAERGSVEAVRRAAQVSGGEAHPIYAPMLLPDPATAAALRHQTGIARAFEYFDKVTVAAVSIGSWEPGISTVHDMLSDSEREHYASLGVAAEMSAHLFDSDGRRVGRDLGERCITVEADRLRRIPEVVAIAGGQRKAAAIGAVLRSGLVTSLVTDTAAADYLLTESAAPRRPALERADPDGE, encoded by the coding sequence ATGTCGGCGGGCCGGTCCGCCCTGCGGATGGGGCCCGCGGAGCTGGTGCAGGCGGCGGCCATGGCCCGCCGCTTCTACCTCGAGGGCAAATCCAAGATCCAGATCGCCGAGGAGTTCGGCGTCAGCCGCTTCAAGGTGGCCCGGGTCCTGGAGACGGCCCTTGAGCGTGACCTCGTACGGATCGAGATCCGGGTCCCCGCCGAGCTGGACGCCGAGCGCTCCGACGCGCTCCGCGCCCGCTACGGGCTGCGCCACGCGGTCGTGGTCGAATCCCCGGCCGAGGAGCAGGACGACGCGGCCGACCCGGAGAACCTGGGCGAGGTGGCGGCCGATCTGCTCGGCGAACTGGTGAACGAGGGCGATGTGCTCGGCCTCGCCTGGGGACGGTCCACCATCCACATGGCGGCGGCCCTCGACCGGCTGCCGCCGTGCACGGTCGTGCAGCTCACCGGGGTGTACGACGCGGGAACGGCCGAGCGCGGCTCGGTCGAGGCCGTGCGGCGGGCCGCCCAGGTGTCCGGTGGCGAGGCCCACCCCATCTACGCGCCGATGCTGCTCCCCGACCCGGCGACGGCCGCCGCGCTGCGCCATCAGACGGGCATCGCGCGTGCCTTCGAGTACTTCGACAAGGTGACCGTCGCCGCGGTCTCCATCGGCTCCTGGGAACCCGGGATCTCCACGGTGCACGACATGCTCTCCGACTCGGAGCGCGAGCACTACGCCTCGCTGGGGGTGGCCGCCGAGATGTCGGCGCATCTCTTCGACTCGGACGGCCGCCGCGTCGGCCGTGACCTCGGCGAGCGCTGCATCACGGTCGAGGCGGACCGGCTGCGGCGGATCCCCGAGGTGGTCGCGATCGCCGGCGGCCAGCGCAAGGCCGCGGCGATCGGAGCGGTGCTGCGGTCCGGCCTCGTCACCAGTCTGGTGACGGACACCGCGGCGGCGGACTACCTGCTCACCGAGTCGGCCGCGCCGCGCAGGCCCGCACTGGAGCGGGCCGACCCGGACGGGGAGTGA
- a CDS encoding terpene synthase family protein, with the protein MESELPDIYCPFPQRTNPHVGHVREHLDSWTRNTGLVHRDSARDRFEQADFGAFVGMVYPTADSKNLDLVADWFVWLFLVDDQLDDGHLGRSPDRVRDVVALMQSVVEGTGTGTLANERLPAAVVALTDLWERTTPAAAAHWRRRFAWHLIAYLTTATTWEAGNRADGVVPSEATYIGKRRHTGAIHVCMDLIEIVAGIEAPESIHNDSRFITALEASCNVVCWANDVYSYEKEQVLGEIHNLVHLVRHHRGFGKQQALEHVCAEIATETERFLTAEAELLAAYPQLARMLEPYLDGMRSWMRGNLDWSRQTPRYNPADVSQYKEPEQYLEATVLGVRPD; encoded by the coding sequence GTGGAGAGCGAACTGCCGGACATCTACTGCCCGTTCCCCCAGCGGACGAACCCGCACGTCGGGCACGTAAGGGAGCATCTCGACAGCTGGACCCGCAACACCGGTCTGGTGCACCGGGATTCAGCCAGGGATCGCTTCGAACAGGCGGACTTCGGGGCCTTCGTCGGCATGGTCTACCCGACCGCCGACAGCAAGAATCTGGACCTCGTCGCCGACTGGTTCGTCTGGCTGTTTCTCGTCGACGACCAGCTGGACGACGGGCACCTGGGCCGCAGCCCGGACCGCGTACGGGACGTCGTCGCGCTGATGCAGTCCGTGGTCGAGGGCACCGGCACAGGCACCCTGGCGAACGAGCGGCTGCCGGCCGCGGTCGTCGCCCTCACGGACCTGTGGGAACGCACGACACCGGCCGCCGCGGCGCACTGGCGGCGGCGCTTCGCCTGGCACCTGATCGCCTATCTCACGACGGCCACCACGTGGGAGGCCGGGAACCGCGCGGACGGCGTGGTCCCGTCCGAGGCGACGTACATCGGCAAGCGCCGTCACACGGGCGCGATACACGTCTGCATGGACCTGATAGAGATCGTGGCCGGCATCGAGGCGCCCGAGTCGATCCACAACGACTCGCGCTTCATCACCGCGCTCGAAGCCTCGTGCAATGTCGTGTGCTGGGCCAACGACGTCTACTCCTACGAGAAGGAGCAGGTGCTCGGCGAGATCCACAACCTCGTCCACCTCGTCCGCCACCACCGCGGTTTCGGCAAGCAGCAGGCGCTGGAACACGTCTGTGCGGAGATAGCCACGGAGACCGAGCGCTTCCTGACCGCGGAGGCCGAGCTGCTGGCCGCCTATCCGCAGCTCGCCCGGATGCTGGAGCCGTACCTGGACGGGATGCGGAGCTGGATGCGCGGGAATCTCGACTGGTCCCGGCAGACACCGCGCTACAACCCGGCCGACGTCAGCCAGTACAAGGAGCCGGAGCAGTATCTGGAGGCGACCGTCCTGGGCGTCAGGCCGGACTGA
- a CDS encoding GuaB1 family IMP dehydrogenase-related protein — protein sequence MRFLEPGTGRYTESPSVPYDLTYDDVFMVPGRSAVGSRQGVDLSSPDGTGTTIPLVVANMTAIAGRRMAETIARRGGLVVIPQDIPIEVVTEVISWVKTRHLVLDTPIVLAPGQTVADALSLLPKRAHGAGVVVDGERRPIGVVTDHDLTGVDRFTQLSEVMSKDLVLLDADIDPRDAFNKLDGANRKLAPAVDADGRLVGILTRKAALRATLYTPATDAAGKLRIAAAVGINGDVAGKAKQLLDAGADTLVVDTAHGHQESMISAVRAVRALDPQVPIVAGNIVAAEGVRDLIEAGADIIKVGVGPGAMCTTRMMTGVGRPQFSAVLECAAEAKKYGKHVWADGGVRHPRDVAMALAAGASNVMIGSWFAGTHESPGDLQQSADGRFYKESFGMASARAVKNRTSDESAYDRARKALFEEGISTSRMFLDPSRPGVEDLVDSIIAGVRSSCTYAGAGSLAEFAEKAVVGVQSAAGYAEGKPLHASWG from the coding sequence ATGCGTTTTCTTGAGCCCGGCACCGGTCGATACACAGAGTCCCCCTCCGTTCCGTACGACCTCACGTACGACGATGTCTTCATGGTTCCGGGCAGGTCAGCGGTCGGATCCCGTCAGGGCGTCGACCTGTCCTCGCCCGATGGCACCGGCACCACCATCCCGCTCGTCGTCGCGAACATGACGGCCATCGCGGGCCGCCGGATGGCCGAAACCATCGCCCGTCGCGGTGGGCTCGTCGTCATCCCGCAGGACATCCCGATCGAGGTCGTCACCGAGGTCATCAGCTGGGTGAAAACGCGCCACCTCGTGCTCGACACCCCCATCGTGCTGGCCCCCGGCCAGACGGTCGCCGACGCACTGTCGCTGCTGCCCAAGCGCGCCCACGGCGCCGGGGTCGTCGTCGACGGCGAGCGGCGTCCCATCGGCGTGGTCACCGATCACGACCTGACCGGCGTCGACCGCTTCACCCAGCTCTCCGAGGTCATGTCCAAGGACCTGGTGCTGCTGGACGCGGACATCGACCCGCGCGACGCGTTCAACAAGCTCGACGGCGCCAACCGCAAGCTCGCCCCCGCGGTCGACGCGGACGGCCGGCTCGTCGGCATCCTCACCCGTAAGGCCGCACTGCGCGCCACTCTCTACACACCCGCCACCGACGCGGCGGGCAAGCTGCGGATCGCGGCCGCCGTCGGGATCAACGGCGATGTCGCGGGCAAGGCCAAGCAGCTCCTCGACGCCGGTGCCGACACCCTCGTCGTCGACACCGCGCACGGCCACCAGGAGTCCATGATCAGCGCGGTGCGCGCCGTCCGGGCGCTGGATCCGCAGGTGCCGATCGTCGCCGGCAACATCGTCGCCGCCGAGGGCGTGCGCGACCTCATCGAGGCCGGCGCGGACATCATCAAGGTCGGTGTCGGACCCGGCGCCATGTGCACCACCCGGATGATGACCGGAGTGGGCCGGCCGCAGTTCTCCGCCGTTCTGGAGTGTGCCGCAGAGGCGAAGAAGTACGGCAAGCACGTCTGGGCCGACGGCGGCGTCCGTCACCCGCGCGACGTGGCCATGGCGCTCGCCGCCGGGGCTTCCAATGTGATGATCGGCTCCTGGTTCGCCGGGACGCACGAGTCGCCCGGTGACCTCCAGCAGTCCGCCGACGGGCGCTTCTACAAGGAGTCCTTCGGCATGGCGTCCGCACGAGCCGTGAAGAACCGCACGTCGGACGAGTCGGCGTACGACCGGGCCCGCAAGGCGCTCTTCGAAGAGGGCATCTCCACCTCGCGGATGTTCCTGGACCCCTCCCGCCCCGGCGTCGAGGACCTGGTCGACTCGATCATCGCGGGCGTCCGTTCCTCCTGCACGTACGCCGGTGCGGGTTCCCTCGCGGAGTTCGCCGAGAAGGCGGTCGTCGGTGTGCAGAGCGCCGCCGGTTACGCGGAGGGCAAGCCGCTGCACGCCAGCTGGGGCTGA
- a CDS encoding aldehyde dehydrogenase family protein encodes MSFFTDLAHQYIDGEWRPGKGSWDIIDFNPFDGEKLASITVATADEVDQAYRAAETAQQAWADTNPYARRAVLEKALRVVEEREGEIGDAIVAELGGTRLKAAFELHLAKEFLREAIQLALRSTGQILPSPTPGKENRVYRVPVGVVGVISPFNFPFLLSLKSVAPALALGNAVVLKPHQNTPVCGGTLVAKVFEDAGLPAGLLNVVVTDIAEIGDALLEHPIPQVISFTGSDKVGRHVATVCAANLKRSVLELGGNSALIVLDDADVDYAVDAAVFSRYVHQGQVCMAANRILVDRAVEQEFTEKFVAKVASLRVGDPADPATQIGPLINSTQAEAIGALVDQTVEAGATALLHGRVEGNVVSPSVLTGLAPDSPVLSQEIFGPVALLVPFDGEDEAVRIANDTPYGLSGAVHTGNIERGVRVGQRIRTGMIHINDGTVHDEPIVPFGGEKNSGLGRLNGDSMLEAFTTQKWISVQHGRSQFPF; translated from the coding sequence ATGTCCTTCTTCACTGACCTGGCCCATCAGTACATCGACGGAGAGTGGAGGCCGGGCAAGGGGTCCTGGGACATCATCGACTTCAACCCGTTCGACGGGGAGAAGCTCGCCTCCATCACGGTCGCCACGGCCGACGAGGTGGACCAGGCCTACCGTGCGGCCGAGACCGCTCAGCAGGCGTGGGCGGACACCAACCCCTACGCCCGTCGAGCGGTGCTGGAGAAGGCTCTGCGGGTCGTCGAGGAGCGCGAGGGCGAGATCGGTGACGCGATCGTCGCCGAGCTCGGCGGCACCCGGCTGAAGGCGGCCTTCGAACTGCACCTGGCCAAGGAGTTCCTGCGCGAGGCGATCCAGCTCGCGCTGCGCTCCACCGGGCAGATCCTGCCCTCGCCGACCCCGGGCAAGGAGAACCGGGTCTACCGGGTGCCCGTCGGCGTGGTCGGGGTCATCAGCCCCTTCAACTTCCCCTTCCTGCTGTCCCTGAAGTCCGTGGCTCCGGCCCTGGCACTGGGGAACGCGGTGGTGCTCAAGCCGCACCAGAACACCCCGGTCTGCGGCGGCACCCTGGTGGCCAAGGTGTTCGAGGACGCAGGCCTGCCGGCCGGTCTGCTGAACGTCGTCGTCACCGACATTGCGGAGATCGGTGACGCGCTGCTTGAGCACCCCATACCGCAGGTCATCTCCTTCACCGGCTCCGACAAGGTCGGACGGCACGTCGCCACGGTGTGCGCGGCGAACCTCAAGCGCTCGGTACTCGAACTCGGCGGCAACAGCGCGCTGATCGTCCTCGACGACGCCGATGTGGACTACGCCGTCGACGCGGCGGTGTTCAGCCGGTACGTACACCAGGGGCAGGTCTGCATGGCCGCCAACCGGATCCTCGTGGACCGTGCGGTGGAGCAGGAGTTCACCGAGAAGTTCGTCGCGAAGGTCGCCTCCCTGCGCGTCGGCGACCCGGCCGACCCGGCGACCCAGATCGGCCCCCTGATCAACTCGACCCAGGCCGAGGCCATCGGCGCGCTCGTCGACCAGACCGTCGAGGCGGGTGCGACGGCGCTGCTGCACGGACGGGTCGAGGGGAACGTCGTCAGCCCCTCCGTCCTCACCGGACTGGCGCCCGATTCCCCCGTGCTGTCCCAGGAGATCTTCGGCCCGGTCGCGCTCCTCGTGCCGTTCGACGGCGAGGACGAGGCGGTCCGGATCGCCAACGACACCCCGTACGGGCTGAGCGGCGCCGTGCACACCGGCAACATCGAGCGCGGCGTCCGGGTCGGGCAGCGGATCCGTACCGGCATGATCCACATCAACGACGGCACGGTCCACGACGAGCCCATCGTCCCCTTCGGCGGCGAGAAGAACTCCGGGCTCGGGCGGCTCAACGGCGACTCGATGCTGGAGGCCTTCACCACCCAGAAGTGGATCTCCGTGCAGCACGGGCGCTCGCAGTTCCCCTTCTGA
- a CDS encoding Lrp/AsnC family transcriptional regulator, producing the protein MRLNDLDERIVHALAEDARRSYADIGSIIGLSAPAVKRRVDRLRAEGAITGFTVRVDPAALGWETEGYIEIYCSRNTSPESIKQGLARYPEVASASTVTGDADALVQVFAADMRHFEQVLERIAGEPYVERTKSVLVLSPLLRRYSSGSPG; encoded by the coding sequence GTGCGACTGAACGACCTCGACGAACGCATCGTCCACGCCCTCGCCGAAGATGCCCGCCGCTCCTACGCCGACATCGGCTCGATCATCGGGCTGTCCGCACCCGCGGTGAAACGCCGGGTGGACCGGCTGCGCGCCGAGGGGGCGATCACGGGGTTCACCGTCCGGGTGGACCCGGCGGCGCTCGGCTGGGAGACCGAGGGGTACATCGAGATCTACTGCAGCCGCAACACGTCACCGGAGTCCATCAAGCAGGGGCTCGCCCGGTATCCGGAGGTCGCCTCGGCGTCCACCGTGACAGGGGACGCGGACGCGCTCGTCCAGGTGTTCGCGGCGGACATGCGCCACTTCGAGCAGGTGCTGGAGCGGATCGCGGGCGAGCCGTATGTCGAGCGGACGAAGTCCGTGCTGGTGCTGTCGCCGCTGCTGCGGCGCTACTCGTCGGGTTCACCGGGGTAG